The genomic segment CACCACAGTCCAAATTCAAATATACTGCCAACAGGCCTGATGGATACAATGAGTGTGTGAACTGAAGGAAAgctagaaacatttttcttctacgTTTGAGTACATAAAGGAGACAAACGCTTTATCTCCCTAGCTCAAACCAAAGCAAATGGCAGATAAGGTTTTGGGGCTTGTTTCACTGAGTTTTGTTTAACCATTTGCTCTAGTAGGAAATGCAAATCTACTGAGCATGTAACACTGCCTTCAGAATTAGTACCTAGTACTCACTAAAAGCTTGCTGGTACTTGATTTACATGTAGtactttctaaacaaaaaaattaagaacctcacaatgttttaaatttaaatgaaatttagcCATCACACTATAGAAAGGGATTCCTCTAAGCCATCAGCAGAAGAGCTAGATTCAGTTCCTGCCTTGGTCACAGACAGTTTCCATCAGAGCAGGTAAACCCTACAGAACAGCTCATGCTTCGGTTTCCCATCTACAAAACCGAGGCAGTAACACGCTCCTTATTTTGTCTATTTGGAATAGTCCGCAGGATCTGTAAGCAACTATGCAAGAGGTGAATAGGACTCTTTTCATATCAATAATGCTCTCTCTGCGTGGGTCATCAGGGAATTTAGCCCTGCACCTTGAATAACTGTGTATAAGCACTCTGCTTTTAATCAGACCTCACTTACCTATCTCAGAACACTGTTCCGTGAATAAATAAGTGTAGTACACAGAggggttttttaaaaataactaattcTGATTAAACCATTATCAATATGATGAGAATCTCAATAGGCCATTACATTGCATTGACACTAGAGATTGAGATTCACATATACAGCAATTAGACTGAAAACCAGACTGCATTGGCTAATTATTTTAAGTAACTTTCAAATTAAATAGTAATCATACTTGTGCATCCAGACTGCCTTTTTGGAAGCTCTACTAGCTTGTTCCTTTGGGATCTACTTCAGCCTCTGGTCTTCAAATTTCTACTGGATAGTTGATGTCATGTCAGCACCCTTACAGAAATATTCCAAAGATACATATATACCAAAGATTGCATGCAGTGAAGCTTGAATTACTTAAGGCAGTTATTTCCTAGTTTTTGCAGATCTTGGCTGAGTCAGAGGGTTGCCATGACTTCCATGGCCTACGTCAGAAGAAGAATATACAAGGAGAGGATTGAAATGTGATGGTTCTCACTTGGAAAGTAGATCGGAGCTTCTAACTTGGTTTTTAAAGGTCTTGAAAGAAAGCCCACCACTCTAAATAACCTGAGTGTTGCAACCACAGTAGAAGGTCTGAAGGTTACAGAGTCACCCACATGACTGCTCTTGCAAAGCGCTGCTTTCAAAGAGTGCTTTGTGTAAGACCAGGCAAGACCACCACAGCCACAACTCCTAGTTCTACTTTCCATCAATGCACTCCACTTCAAAATAGGGCTAAATAGACTATCCCGTACCTTGGAGACACACAACAACATTTGACCTTCCAAAAACATCCTCTGGATCATCAAAAACCTGCAGCCTGTTGTGAACAGGATTAATCTAAAAGAACAAATTCACAATAACATGATAAAATGCTCTTCTAATAAGTGACAGATGGTTTGACCAGGAGCCTGATTTGAAAATAACAAACTGAGAACCTGGGGCCAGTTTTCTGGACTCCAAAGGATTGCCTTGCCCTCTGGCAGCCCTTCAAGGCTCCAATAAACCGCAAACATTCAGTTTTAAGCCTAAAAAATACACACTCCTTCCAAGCACTGAAGGAAAGGATGCATAAATATTTAACCATTCACTGATATCTACCAGAGAATCATGCAGGCAGCATCAGCACCGCCTCATCTTGCATTTCTATCAGCTCCTGGCCTACAAGCTACTCTCCAACATATGTGGCGTGCCTAGCAGTGGCCACGGCTCATTCTACACTGGTACAGtgtgaaaaaataatatttggggTTACAAAATTTCAGACAGACAGGGACCATCTCCTCTTTCTGGATTTGTCCAGCGTCAGGAACAAAGGGTTCTTTGACTTACTGCAGCTATTAAAATTGCTAAAAATTTTCACTGGCCTTGCAGAAGTTAAGCTTCTTTGCAAATCCCAGTGTAAATCTGTAAAGAATCTGAAAGGTATTGTAAAATACTCGCTTGCTATCCAGAATTTCTGCAACTTGGCAACTTGCTGTACTGGTCCTCAATTTGGCTTACAGCACTGTTGAAGCAGGGGTTGAACATAAATTTCTACAAGTGAACTTTCTCAAAGTGGGGCTTTGGTTCAGACATctctaaaaataacatttaaatcaAATCTGCTAAAAGATATTATGGAGTGTAACGGTGATAGCTGGTAAAATATACCCACTCCTCCCTCTACTCTTTCATCGGTTTGATCCCTCATATATTCTCTCTAGTGATCATGTATGAGGTGAGTCAGTGCCTGAAGATGCTCAGTGCTGATGACAAAGGGGAGTTTTTCACCAAAAAAACCATTATTTTACCATTCCTTCATTGGCACAAAGCATATACCAATGCTTCGATCATGTTGCAGCTTGAGCGTATGAATGTGCCAAAAGAAAGTTTATCTTTTTTGGAGGAAAGCTCATAGCAAGGCctggtttatttttgttctgtttttggaTGAAGAAAAGAACAAGGCTTTTAAATGCATTATCTTTATTTGTGCATCGTAGTTGTGCTGTGTTCAAAGATTAGGATAGGCCAATTGAGTCCAACAGTAAGATCTGACCCAATTTAAGAACATGGCTGCAGTCAGGGAAGCACACAGGAAAACAAACCATTTCCCAGCAGTGGAATTGTCAAGACCAGGTCTAGTCAAGTTTTTCACAGATTCTAATGCCCAGAATGCTTGGAACTCCTGAGGTGGCACAAGCACGAGAATTTAGTGGTGctaaaagagaaacaagaaaatgaagatattttcagtGACAAGTTCCCAGTATCCAGCAAGGAAAAGTCTGTTCATTACACAAACAGATGTTTCCATCCCAACTGTGGCCCTGTTCAAGGCTCCCATTGGTCTGAATGGGCACTGTGCAAAACTCTTATGGTATTActcaaaatgagaaaatatctGTGTGGCTTTAAATCACCTTTGTGTTCCTGCTTTCCTATATCCAGCGTACACCAGGTAGCATCCTGACATATGCTAGATATATTTTGGGACCATTATATCATGAGGGCACAAGTTGGGTACAACAGTCTCACAGTTGCTtcctctgtcaccctgggcaaaCCACTTTGGGATGGCTGTTCCAGGTATTTAGGTGCCTAAAGATGAGCAAGGCGCTTCACGGGATTTTCCAAAGCATCACGCTGCCTTACACTTTTAATCCTACTAGGCAATTTACTCCTCCTCTCTAAAATGGGGCAATATGTTCCTACCTCACAAAGGTACCACAGGGATTTAGATATGAAGGATAGAAAGGTGCTTGGATGCTGCCTGTAATGGAAGGTTTATGTTCTGTTCTTGCTCCTTACCTTCAGACTTTACAAGCCTGTAGATAGGCAGATCTCTGCAGAGATTCTCAATGGCTCTACCATAGACAAACCATTCCTTAATGTTCGCTATTGTCGAACTGCCAGGTTCGTACTCTACCCACACATCATTTGGggagaatattttcttcaaagtctaaagagaaaatattaaatacCATCAGCAATGTAGCTTTGCTTTCAGTCTACTAACACGTCCTGTGAGATAATCCCAAAATCTAAAATTATCTTCCTTTGGCCTCATACAAAGCGTCAGCTGAGAAAGCTACAAGctgttaaataaaatacatattttaatctaTTTGTAAACAAAATTCACTAGATAGTAATTCTATCAACACAGCAAAATTCAATTCTATTAATGTAATAATAAATTATGTTAATTGACTGAAACAGTTAAACAATTTACATGTATGTTAATCCTCCCAGTCTGTACAGGCATTTAAAAAAGTACATTGGTACATTTTGCAGTAGAAGTGCTACTGTTAGACTATCATAAAACGGGCCAGGGCTGATGCTCATCTCCAGGCaatactcccagtcaccttcatGAAAGTTTTGCTCAAGTAGGAAAGTCACGGTCTGCTCAAAGTAAATTGATTTCCaaattcctttctgaaaacaaagtaaCTTCAAGTATCTCATCCCCAAAACATGAGCATGACaacggggggggggaaagaaaaaagaaaaagcttgtgtGAATTCGTATTAGGACTACCCAAAAATATTCAAACACACTATTTCCACAGACACAAGATCTTAGAGTTCTAACTATAACTACCATCCACTATAAAACTGCAGGGTGGGCCATGATTGCTCACTATCTTAAAATAATATTGCATACAATATTCCCTTGAAGTTTCATCTTGTCATTCTCTGTTTCATCATTGCATATTCAATAAAATAGGTTCCTAAGAACAACAGCTGTTCTTATTGGTAGAATGGCAGGCTTCTATCATACCACCCAACAACGCAACTTCCTTATGTACAGTACAAGATTCTCCATAAAATTACCTGTTTCTCAAAAGCCAGGCGCCCAAGTTCTCTCAGCTCTGGGATGGAATCTTTCTCTATTTTCAGGATAAAGCAGGCGTTTCGAGAATACAGCTTTGTTGCAACATATCCCTGTGATAAAAAATT from the Dromaius novaehollandiae isolate bDroNov1 chromosome 26, bDroNov1.hap1, whole genome shotgun sequence genome contains:
- the GKN2 gene encoding gastrokine-2 — encoded protein: MSLGFFSIFTFCNLSFLSERKMNRFAAILALLGVFWTQTSASETYFLHGPDNAYVVATMTIDNEKDLADVHIRSGLYSSDTIFDYRHGYVATKLYSRNACFILKIEKDSIPELRELGRLAFEKQTLKKIFSPNDVWVEYEPGSSTIANIKEWFVYGRAIENLCRDLPIYRLVKSEAPLNSRACATSGVPSILGIRICEKLD